The DNA segment GTGCTACAGTGCAGACGCAATCGAAAAAGCAGTTTTGTGActgtttatttaacaataataaCGTCACTATGTGTTGTACATCCACTTACATTACAGCTGGGATGTTGCAGCCTCCATCTGTCTTCTGATGTCTGTACTTTACTGCGTGTTTTTGAGCACCGTGGCCCATCGTTCTCACATACTTTAGACAGCAGTTATCATAGGACactgaaaacataaaatcaccATTTAGTGCCAGTTCAGTCTCATGAACAACGTGATAAAATTTGCACAACATAGATATATTGTTTAAGACAAGTACGCAGTGAAGCAACATCTACCCACGCACACTCTTCAGCAATAAAACAACCTCCTTTATCTCTGCTGTGTCTTCACGCCTCTTTATTGCACGCTGCATATATGACACTGTtttcagatttctttctttaaaattgCTGTACCTTGTGCCAATGCCAGACAGACGCAGGAAAGGATCAGCAGGAAGAACAGAGTGTTGAACCGCATGGTGAGGTCTGTTGTGgcagcactgaaaaaaaatatacatttataaatataagAAATGTAAGTTTTTCCCTGCAATCATCATTACAGGCCTTATCGCTCTGTGGTTATGGTGCCTCAACCCCTCCCATGCGTTCCTGATTCACATCTcaaaccttgaaccttgaacaaATATTGTGCATTTACTGGACTTACCTATATGTATCGTTAATCTTTTAAGCTCAGCAGTTTTACCTGGTAAAGAAATGTTACCCTATTTGCAAAAATAGGACTACTTAGCTTTGGCCATTTGACCACAAAATGTGAATTAATATGCATCCAATGCCCAGATGTGTTTAGGAAGCAAGattcaaaacaaataaacatcaaatctgttTCTATTTGAATCTATTCTACTATCTATTTAAATGATCTTATAGCAAAATGCGTTATTAGATCATTGCTTTCATTTAAGTACTCTTACAAATACTGCAAAACTTACTGAAACTAATCAGATGCAGTAATAATGTTGCTATactaataaaattaaatgataataaataaaCCTACAATTAGTAAAGCATCCATGTGAAAACCAAGCGCAATGTCTGTTTGTAAAAACCAATATGATTACTCACCGCCTGTTCTCCAGGTGTAGACTGAAGCTCTAACGTTGTGTCTATCAACCTGTGCAGGCACAGCACTCTTATAAAGACACTCAGGGGCAGGATCATATTTCCATAACCTTTGTaccaagacttttttttaaactcctgtTTGATGAATGCCTTTAAGGCGTCAGCCTCAAGTTTCTTGATTGGCATTGCAATTTtatgttttgctgattttttttaaaaaaaatgtaaaaacacttGAATGAACTTGCAATGATAGAAACTTGACTTTTTGCATTTTCGTGCAAAGGCACGTGTCTGTGAGGGGTCAAGCTGATCAGGTGCAAAGCACGCTGTAAAAAGACTGGTTTTGCTTATGAAAGATTGGGCCGATATAAAGATAAAAGGTGAAACAAAGAGTGACATATCCCTTAATACTGATCAAACAGACAGCGGTTAGTTTCCATTAACTTTTCCTTGGTGGATCCCAGTTTATTTCTCATGCTTTTGACATGCCCTACTTTGGTGCCTTTAAAAAAGTTCACGCATTAGATCATATAATTTTTCAGTCAATCAgtcattaacaataaaaaaaaatccaagttaGAGCACGcttaaataaatgttaacacAATAAATGCAAACGTTTGTGCTTATTCTCTTTTAAAAAATCCTATTCGTTTCACTTAGTTTCGTTTCATTTCTTTCACGTGGCTGTCAGTGCCACACCTGCCTCCCTTGCATTCAAACAGACTGCCGGCGTGTGAAGGGGGAGGTAAACAAATGTTTAGTGTCTACATTATGCTCTATTTATCTGAAATATACATATCTAACTATACAATTTACTCCTATGTTCCTCGAGGCTTTGTAATTGGAGTGTGGCGTACTGTACTCTAAAGGTTTTATGATCCCCTCACACTGACAGTTACATATTGAGAAATACTGTTGAATGGCTGCTGAATGAAGGTGTTAAGTGCACTCTTACTTGCGTAACTTGTTCTCAATTCTTGTCCAAAAAGTTCTGCTGGTTAAATCCTTGTACTTAACAGTATTTAATGACATTAACAGAATAACAGACTTGAAGATGAATATCTACAacaatgatcactgggtttggGTTCCAATACTAATCTGAGGCTGTTGACAGTTACAGTGGTAACATCTAAACTGTGAATCTTGACTGTTGCTGAGACATACAGGTGGTAAGGTTGAAATTTGGTCTCGACAACATGAATACATGGACCCAACCTGCTAACTAAAAATTCATGAcagtaaaattagaaaaagactgaccTAGTagggcttgtttggaagggttgccgTGAGAAAGTATATTCTCTCTTAAAAGAAAAGCTTAGGTTGGCAAAGTTACACCTAAGCAAACCATAAAACATCTAGAACAATTACACAGATAacaaaaagttgaaatgtgtggCTATAAAGCACAGCATcacatttggagaaaaccaGACACAGCGCAAACATCTCATTCCAACTGTCACGCACGGTGGCAGAGGTTGGAGCTTGTCACAGGATCTCCAACATCTTGCAGTGACtgagttgaccatgaactcatctttataccaaagtattctataATCAGTGTGAGGTCATCTGGCACGGTCAAAGGTTGGTCATGCGACAGGATGATCCTAAGCACAACAGCAAATCTACAATAGaatcactgaaaaagaaataaatcaaggtgttgcaatggcccggtcaaagtccagacctcaaatTGTTTGAAATGTAATGGTGGTGGGAAAttgagagagctgtgcatattTGAatccctgcaaacctcaatgaactgaagcaacactgtaaagaagCAACCAAAATTCCCCTACAACCATGAGAGATCGATGAATCTTACAGAAAACAGTTACTTCAATCCATTGCTGCCCAAGATAATGAATGATGGGTTCTACTTAGTTTTTCCACACACTCATTCTGActtattttgattttgtttctgttaaataaataatggcaCAGTGTAACATGTTGTGTTGTAGTTCatctgaggttttttttttcatgaactgATACATAAAACTTTAGAATTGAATGatactttctttttaccatcACTCTCAAATTTGGTAGatattaaaataattatcaATTATAACCCTAAAAGATATggttattatatattataaaacATACAGACAGCACAGGCAGTTCATCTAAATTCACACACATTAGTATAAAAACACAATCATACAAGCAAAACTGACGTTTCTCAATATACACACAGCACTGCTTATAGTATACCATATATatcatattttacatttattttattgataaaACCCTATTTgtagatgtttttaaaaatccactATTGCcatcaaaagaaaagaacaaaatctACAAGTTGGCCACCACATGCAAGAGAAAATTAAATAGGTATGATTAAGTAATGAGGTTAAATAAACAAAGTACCTACTCTCCACTGAGCAGGAGCAGACTATGACCGCTCTTTTTCTAGCCGCTCTTGCATAATTGCTGATTGTATCAAACTGCAAAATCAGAGCAGTGGCTGCTGCAGCAATAATAGTCAAATATCTGACTAATAAGACATTTCTGTTTATGCCAAAATAAATTACCctttaaacaacaaaataagGATTTAGTTGAATATTAAAATTCCAAAACAGAAAACCATTCCTATCTCttgagtcttttctttttttggaaacTGACAATTGTGTAATTTGATAAGATCTTTCTGACATGGTAACAGCATGTTTACTACATACCAACATAAGATTTTCCTTTAGATCTCTTGATAAATTCATCTTAAAGCCTCATTTGACTGAATCACTCTCAGACTCTGTAATCTTTTCATCTGATAACATAAATCTTCACACCTCCACCTATATTTTAAGAGCACACAGTAAATgtatggtgtttttttttataacaaaagaaacattttgatGTCTATCACAGAATAAAGATGaaaggtttgttgttgttcatttACTCTTAAATGTGTGGAAATTCCCTGCAGGTGTTACGCAAAGTTTTATCGGACCATAAAGGCTTTATATCAGCATAGTTCACAAGGCCTGACGGAAATATGAGAACTACATTTTGACCCTTGGAACCTACCAAAAAGGGGgcataaaaaaagacaacaagtCTTTGTATTTTAAAGTCATAAGTGCAGGTTTATATAACATTAATGTTGCCCAACCTtacatgataataataattgcCTTTTAGGCTCAGATATTGACTTCAGAACCAATATTAGTCTGATATGTGCGGTGTAGTGGATACATGTTAGCGCAACATTAAAAGCTTGTTTACATTCTTCAGTATTCTCAGAAAACCTGACTTTAATGTGGGAAACTTGAGCTTCAAGAGTACATCGGGATGTACATGCATCTTCCCTACAGTCGTATTAAGTTCTGACAGATGATAAACTTTGCATTAAAGATACTTGTCAGAATCCATCTATGCATATCCACCCATGTTAATTCCTGACAAGAGGCTCCTGCGGCACATTTAAAAGGATTCTTTTTGAACGCCCTGTGACAGGTACTAATGAGCCTCAAGCGGCTAAGTGGACATCTGATAGCACTCTTCGGTGTGAAGCGTGCCACTGACCTgtccctttctttttcttttgtgcctGCAGGATACTTGTGCTCACTTCAGTTATTTACTGCTCCCACATGCAACCTGCATGTGTCGTAAAGAGAGAATCTGCATTTGATGCCACCCAGGCTCTAAAGAAGTTTACATACGTTCAGATTGCTCTGATTaaattgtctctttttttttggaggggCAATTCTGGTCTTGCAGTGAATATTTCATGTTAGATGTGCGGGTTTGATCACAGTACAATTCAACTGAACATTCATTGGCAGACCAATGAGTAacttctaagaaaaaaaaaggttgttgGCTGTGCCGAGCTCTATTCCTGTATGTGACTGCATATTTGAAAAATCCTGATGGATTAATGGTATTGAGTATTTGTCAGAAGATGATGGTCTGCTGCCAAAGGTACTTGTACTCTGTCTGTGCAAAGATGCACAGTGCTGTCTTCAGCATTCCCGTCAGATAATGTGATATGTTGTTTTATCCCTTCATTATCGCTGTCATTTAACATCTCCAAGAATACATTTATCATTGTTTGAGAAACTTTACTTTGGCACacagtacaaaaaaagaagaagaagaagaagcagcagtatAGATGAGGACAGGGCTTTTTACTCGCTGCAGACTGAATAATGATACTGATTTAATATTTACTTCTCTTGCAACGATCCATTTGTAAACTGCAGTgtaccaaaaaaaggaaaaatgaaagcaaacacaTGGGAAAGCTATCCAAAACAAGTTAGCTTCTactatttctttttcagttttattattattgctttaTTTTGAAGCAAAGGTCAAGGAGTTGCAAATCcgttctttctttccttccttccttccgcCCTTCCTTTCTTTTGGAAGCATGCCTGTGAGGAGCAAACATTAAATGCTTTCAAAATTCATTTGACGTTtaaattttaaactgttttctggAAGGAAAAATCACCGGGTCAACATGATCAAAAGGTTCTTTAATCTCAGGGGCATTGATTTGTGCCGCAAACGTCACTATGATTCGGCCTTTTTGCTTTTCATGTCAACATTAAATCAACATAGAAACCAGGAAATGAATACAACAAACAGGCGTAGGTTTACTATGATCTTACTGGCCTCTGCAATAACAAGTCTTTTTTATTGTCTTCTGATGTTAGGTTAGGACATCAGACCTTTAGTAGCCAGTTGCAAGTGCAATAATGAGATTTTATATAttcataaacatatataaacatACAAAAAGCCACCTCTAGAGATGCAACACTTTCCCAGAAGTTCTGGGAACCTTAATGGCCCATTTCACAGAACATTTATTgcagtatcaaaataaaacctgGTTATGATGGCAGAACTGACAAAAACCACAGTGGCAGACAAATCTATGTGTGCATGTTATGTAGTAACGTGGATAGTAAGATTAGGTGGATGCATATTGGCTTTTTGGCCGGGAGACCGGAGCTCCTGTCCTGTcccagacctgtaatttattccaTCCATATATCAGCGATGTACTTCAGTGAGGGTTGTGGGGGCTTGGATTCTGTTTGAGCTATGACTGTGAGACTGAGAGGCAAGACACAGGTCACCAGTCAATCACAGAGCTGACTCTAATGATAGATGAGTAATTTTACACCTGCAGGCACTTAGAGTTGTCTGTCAGAGTCtggaaaaaatgtatttcaggcTCAGGGAGAAAATGAGAACACTTGGAGAACACTTCAAACACATTTGGAACACtagaaaacccaaaacaaattaCCAAATATGCACATTTTTTACGGGATTCGAGCTGAAATGAAAGACAACACTACTAAACTTTATGGACCAAAGACTATGGCACATTACAGCTGTAGGCCATGGACCATGGAAAACCATAGGATGAAGCTCCCAGTGCACTGGATTTGTGCTGAGGAGCTTTGAAACTTCTAAGCAATATACGCCTCATCACTCATCAAGCTGACTCTGTAACTTTACGGTGCTGTGGTTGCTAAACAtttccactttgcaataataccaCTGACAATCAATTGTCAAGTATCTTGGAGGGAATCCTGCAGCATTACTATGGTTGAGCTGTTTAGAATGACTCATTCttttacaaatgtttgtaaagccaGGCTGCATGGCTGGGCGCTTTTATATGGATGTGCCAATGGGACGGAAAACAGCTGAATTCAAAGACTGAGACATGTGGCTcaatacttttgtccatataatGTGGCTACTTTGAGTATTTTGGGAGTTTTTTATTTTCCCCtagcagttttattttattctagtGTATTACGCAATCAGCTCTGCCCTCCAAATGACAACTGAACAAATAACATGGTTTTGGATTTTGTGGAAGAAAGTTACATAACCATAATTACCCCCTGTTTTTGTAGGGGACTCCCCCAGAGTTTCATCTTTAGGTATTAGTTACAAAACTCTGGAAAATGAGAAGCCTGTTATGTAAAAAGTATTGTAAATCTTGGACTACTTCAAAGTAGATGTTATCATTACACAGGTATTACACATATCAGGAAGGCAGAAAGTCAGGTTTTGCACCACGCATGGATTCTGACTGAAAGACTACTTTTTACCCTCCTGATAATGATACAAGATCTGCCATGACGGGTTTTGACTCGTTATGATAGAAACCCCATCGAATGCATTAGACTTCGGTGAACGCTAAAGTGCCAGTTTGCTATTCGTATGCGGGGGAGTGGATCCCAACTTTTGAGTGAGGGGTGTTTGTTGCCCGTAGACGCAAACACAGTGATGCACAGTGGACATTTGCTACACCAGTGGATAAGTACAAAAGAGAAACTGATATGACCCAAAGCAGAAGCCAAGCTCGTCTGATGGATGACAGCCCTCAGCAGCGAACAGTATAAACACATGCAGTGGCTTGTTTGAGGGGAGCCTGAGGGGAAATCTCAAGCACGATTATTTCTGAAAACTTTTGGTCAACTCAGGCAAACTCTTATGAAATGTCCTCTTTTCAGTGTTCCTTAACCACATTTGAGCAAAGAAGGCAAAGATCTGGTTTGTATTCATGTCTGTGTTGTATTTAACTATTGTTTTATGCCTAACTTACATTTCTTAATCTAGTTCATAACTAAGCAGGCAGCTCTGCCTGATATGCAGGGAAAGACCATTTATTAGAAGATGAAAAGCAGAGGTACTTACCATTATCACCAAATAATGAATCACTTAATACCAATATTCCCAGATTACAACATTTCTAATCGTAACAGGATGATTACCCTGTTATCTTCAGGAAGAATGTTGTATTACGATAAAAGATCGTCCATGAAGTTCAACAAGTGCTATGGGAAACGCAATTTCAAGTTGGCTCAAGTTACAAACGGCTCTTGAAAGCTGATGAACATATAGCTGCTAACAAAGGCCTTTTAAAAGAAGGCTAAaattattaacattttattattagaaaTACTTTCAAATATTTTCAATTTAATTAAACATTCTAACCATAAAAAACATAGTGTCACAGCTTTGCCCTCACTGTCTGAGCATGCACTGTGTTATGTGTATTTTATGATATTTTCTGAATGTTTAAGCTCTAAGAGTGATTCTTGAGCCACTACAACCACATCAACACTTGTAGCCAAACTAAATGTGCACATGTATATTCTCAGCGTTacacttttttaaagaaattttaacacaGTTGTCTGTCaaacatgcaaagaaaaaagagaaaagaaaacatttcgaTGCTTTACATTTCACTCCAGGCACTTTCCAAACTGCCAAACTCAACACCACAAAGACTACGGCCTGAAGGGTGTACTAGAAAGTGAGATTAATGGCCTTAAAGTTGGAGTTTCTATGTCACAGAAGTGCTTGCGATAAATTACCATGGTAACTTATGCCGAACACATCACCTGGTCAGGTGCAGGTTATGTTTCCCAGTGTTAATTTAAAATCTGATGGAAGCACCATAATTTGAatgattcttttatttacagcatgcAGTATATAGATTTTCTGCTGGAATACATTTTATATGTGCAAGAAAACCACACAATAAAGTGCAAACTGAAGGTTGCATACTTGAGTCTAATCTACAGCTAAGTCTCTTTCACACTGCTTGAATTGCAGCTAAtagaacacagaacacacaccAACAATACCGCTTCAGTCAGTGAAATTAATTTCCAATTGACTGGCCCACAAACCACAGCTCTAAAGTGTCTAATGTGTAGCCACACCTTAATCACTTAACCACCATTTATCTTCATGATCCTCTGATAATGTCTCTGATTGGAATAGGCGTCATTCACAGGGATCATTTAGCGTAGAGGAGTCACGGCCTGTGAAATGTCCCATTATATGTGACCACGCATACAACTTGAAGCAGAAAACCCGGCTTAACAGAGAATATTGACAACCCCTATAATTATACTTGATAAATCCAGGTGGGGCTTTAGGTTTTATCGAGCCGGCCAAGGCAAATAAGATGCACAAATAAGCTCAGAACCTGCTTtcgttctttctttttatgtatagcacaaatctttttgttttcaaccgctgtggttttattgttttgaaaCTCCTTCAGGAAACAAAGGAAATACCTTCCGCCCATATTTTTCATGATACTGTATCCAGAATAAACATATGTAGTTTACACATTTGGATATCTGCGTGAATGCTTGCTTACTATATGCACGCCAAAATTCCACAAAGAATTTGCAAAAAGTACAAAACGCAAAAAGCAAAGCCCCACAAgtcaataattttatttatactgtcACTGCAGAGTTGATACTTCATGCACTTGTGCAGTTTATGCTTTGTGTTTACCTCATGCCTTGgagaatatttatatatttatttttgggtTTTTacgaaaaaataaaaattgcttTTGTAGTTGGTGTTGTAAAATTTTGTAGTTGGTGTTGTAAAGTTGCCTGTAGTTTCAAAGCTTGTCCCGAAGCCATCAGGAAAAAATGTAGACACTGCTTACCTGTAACAAATTTGCTCAGCTGCAGTAACAGtttgccctctagtggaagcaAAGTGGAACTGCACTGACAGGACACTGGAAAAAGACATTTAACGTTATTGCGCATTTCTGTGCAAAACACAAAGCTGTGAAAATCTtctgacagctgaaaaaaactgagaaaatgggCAGAATTCAAATTCATCCTTGGGAAAGGATTTAATCATGGCCTAATCACTCCTATAATAATGCACTTCATGTAAATAATGTGAGCCATTATCACACAGTGTTTTGGTTACAGGCCTGGTAAATTCCAAGTGCTACATCAGCACAGAGATTGCTTAAATGTTATTTATCTATTTGTTTGTCATCTTGGTATTGCTCATTTGAGTTATTCTTTACCGCTCACGATTTTTTTGTACTTAGGCGTGACGTTTATGGCGTTATCTCTGTACTGCTCTAGAACTTGAAATTTCATtgctgtgggactaataaaagaGTCTTATCTTAAACTTATGCTATCTTAAAGAATGCCGTTtttgcgtgcatgtgtgtgtatgtgtgtgtctatcaAAGCCAATTTGCACTGCAGTAAAGTCAGTGGTGTTGTCATGTTTGTACACGGCACTGTAAATGTGGCCTTTACAAACAACACCAATGCGTAAACCccaggagaaaaaaagggcAATAGATTCAAAACAACAGGGCTTTTTACTATGAGGTGACCTTGCATAAACCATGTGTATAAATGTAAGCACTGTGATTACAGGACAGGCATCATttggaaacaggaaatatgaacGACGCCTTGGTTGTTTACCTTTACTTTACTGGGAATCTGGTTAAATAACCACCACCTAGAAAAAGGAAGAACTGCAGCTGAAATGTgaaagataaataaacaagTATGCAAACGTTTCAAGAAAGACGCCGCTTATAAACTCACCACTAACACTGGCTGTGGTGATGCCTTTGTGACGTGCTCGGAgactgtatttttgtttttccgcTAAACCACTGTTTTCTAGGTTAACAAACCTGAGCCATTTATGTCATCATCTGGTGTTTATGTGCAGCTTTATCGTAGTTAATAATACCTTAAAGTCTGTGTTGGTACACAGGGGCCTGGGAAAGCTGTAATAGTGGGTTAGGCGACCCAGGCAAACTTCAAGCTCTTCCTTTGGGCTAGCTGAATTATAAATAAGGACATAAACACATCGATAAGCATGGACATATACTAGATTTTTGGTTTACTAAAAGAGTGGTGGCGAGGGCAGGGGTCGCTGGCTGCATTAGCAAACGGGTGTCTGTGAGCACATTGCTGCCTTGACTTGTGTTATCTGCGCGGTgggttgtgggtgtgtgagcGTCGAAGTAAAATGGCGGACTTGGCAAACGAAGGTGAGTAAGTGGCAGAATGAGAAAAACAATACAGCTACTGTGGCCATGTAAAGCGTGTCTGTTCATTGTTTGCATATTGGATAGCTGAAATAAAGCAACTGTGGCACACGTAAATGGCGACTTCAGGCGGATTAATAACGTCGCGGCGTTTATAAGGTTACAGCGTTAGCAAACAGGCTAACAATGCTAACGCTGGGCTGTGGGTAATACCTGGAATGTCTCGGAACGCCCTCCAGTTCTGCCTGTCAGTTAGCCGGTTTACCTCCTAACGCTAGCACCCGGCTATTTATAGTCggcgtgtgtgtatttgttgccATTTGTGGTGAGCTAAACGATCTAAGGGTGGTTATAAACACCAAACTTGGCTAAGCTAAAGTTGAAAAGCACAGCTTGTAACGAAGCTAAAGTGTAAGAACAACAGTGATTGGAAACAGTGTCCGTGTTTATTTCATGTTGTTAGCGTTACGTTGTAGCATTGCTTAACGTTCATTTAGGCGCGTAGAGGAAAAATGTCAGCCAGTCAGACAATGCTTCGGTTTAGCCTCTGCTTGTCTGCGTGTTTTCTTATTCCATTAAAATCAGCTTGTCATCATGTTGGGCTTTTAATATGGGAGGATAAACTGAGAACTGTAGTGACATTGTTTGTCAGGCGAGATGACTCATGCTGGTTGGAGCGCATTAGCAGGCTAACTATAGCCATCGAGCTAAACCTCCCTCGGCTTTAAGGAACAACCAGTGGCGCCGACTACTTACTGAAAAGGGTCAGATGGGTATATATGCTAACTGGTTAACATAAGCAAGGAACGCATTGGGGCTACTTGTATTTCAGAGGTGAATAGAAGTGTTGCATGCCGGAAATCCTATATTCATTGGACAAGTTAGCTGATTGTGAGACAGACAGCATATACAAAGGTGGGGGTAAAATGTAGGTCACACAacattttctttagtttcacACAAACGATCAGCATAAGCCATGCGGAGCGTGTGTCAAAGCGGTGATTGTCGCTTCAGGAAACAATCGTGGCTATGTGCTGCCGGCTTTTTGGCTGATATCGCATGCATGCATGTTTTGCGCAGCTACAGCGATGCTACACCTGTTCAGTGTACAGGCCTGACCCAGACAGAGGAAAACCTTTGTCTGCTAACGTTATAGGATTACACATCTTACAACAGGGTACAGTGTGAACATAGAGTCGTTAAGTGGCTTGAGCTGACATCAAGTTATCGCCTAGCCTGGCTTTAGCTATTGTTGTTATGTTATGATCATAGATTATGGAGGCAAGAAAATACCGGTGGAAGGCTTCATAATTTctcatttagttatttatttatttaaaattacacagtCTCTGTCTAGTTTGCCTATTCTGCAATACGCGTATTTGCATATCTTACATTTGATCACGTTATTTAGTTTATTGTGGATTGTTCACTTTAGGTAAACTTAATGTGATTTAATTGTTCCAGGAACTTCTAATAGGATTGTATGGTTAAGTTTAGTGTACTCGGTTTGATGACATGATTTCGCCTGGCTGGTTGACACAGATAGAAATCAGATTGTTGTTAAGCTGCATTTTTGCAGGTCATCTTTTTAAGTTTCTTACATTTAAATTAGTTGTGAACAGTTGTTTAACTCACTGGAATCTTTACCACAGCAATTTTTGAAAAGttagactttttatttttaatcagcacTACAGTCTATAAAATAGAAGATGTCCAAATACACTTAAAATGTTCAGGTACACAGAAGAAGTAAGCCACAGCATAGGGTCTTTTGAGCCACAGTCATGTGAAGAATCAGACAGACAGTACTGCTGCACACCTTAAGTTAGTGTTTAGATGACTAGCCTACATCTTTTCTTAACAGACAAGCCTGCCATAGCGCCCcctgtgtttgttttccatAAAGATAAACCACAGAAGGtaagtttctgttttgttttgttttttctttatctatAAGGGCTAAAATTGCCTTTTTGAGTTTGCCGATGTTATTTATGCCAACATTTAGTCAAGCTGAGTTTCTGAAAAGCACACATCCCAGAAAAGTTCTTGGATTAAAATTTTTCACTGTTAGCAGAATTTCCTGCAAAATCAACGCACATCTTTCTTGCTAGTTTGTTTCTAATTTAATTAAGTCAAAGTTTCATGAATTTAAGAAAGCTACCTAGGATTTATATGAGTAATGGTGCTCCTTTGGTATAAATAAAACCCCCAAACTTTTTGCACTTCCTTGCAGAGATCTGCTGAGGGCTCAAGTGCAGAGGATGGAGAAGGTAAATGAAATATCCAAATTGGCCACTTTGTTTGTCCATGTTATCTTTGTGTTTAAACTGACATACAGTCATTATCATTTCACTTCTTTCAGATTCAGATAAAGATGAGGGAAGCTATACTCCCCCTGTGA comes from the Oreochromis aureus strain Israel breed Guangdong linkage group 18, ZZ_aureus, whole genome shotgun sequence genome and includes:
- the ccl25a gene encoding C-C motif chemokine 20; the protein is MRFNTLFFLLILSCVCLALAQVSYDNCCLKYVRTMGHGAQKHAVKYRHQKTDGGCNIPAVIFTMRKGRIFCTDPNDKWVKDLMKAIDERPGKLSDMRRRRHSRRG